Sequence from the Cucumis sativus cultivar 9930 chromosome 1, Cucumber_9930_V3, whole genome shotgun sequence genome:
agtatatatgatataaCTATAGATTATCACTtaagaaatagagctttatgttgaaatgtgatttgaatatCAAGAATATAAATGAGAATTCATATTTGGATGCttgaaaatgatggaaatggtcaaagttgtaaaatgTCAATGAATGCAAAATAGGATTAAGAAACACTTGAATGcaaattcaaatgtgatttgaatttaaaaataagttaactTTGATCAACTTTATATCCAAATGTGATCTGAATTTAAGAAAAGTGAATATGAATTCACACTCGGAATGTCGAAATTAGTCAAGGAGGGCCAAAtggtaaaaaatcaaaatgttgcctatttgtttgaaaagtcaaagtttgactttgcCTAAAAGTGTAAAAATACCATTTTGTTGTTCAACTAAAATTAGTGggaaaatctaatattttgttggatagTTCCACTAAttcttagtgggatatgtggtTGCATGAGATGTTAATACCAAGCCCAAGTTAATGGATAATAAGGTGCTCGACTTTGgtgaatttgaaaatgcaaTAGTTCGTTCCATGTAAAATGCTTATTTTAAAGAAGGTTTTTTCAAATTGGGAAAAAGTCTCGactctttaatttatttttcttttaaaaaaatcaccaaaagaaatttcacCCCTCAATTCTAAGCCTACAATCCCCCTATttccatctctcttttttcaacTCCCTCTACCGATTGGGTCTACAATTCGGTTCTAAGTTCGAAGAATAGCATATCAACACTAATGGCgtttcaatttgaaatcacGCATAGATTACACGTATTCTAGAACTACGAAGGTATGTTAAACTAAATCCtagttttgatttaattaggtataaaaacaagttaattttgaattagattAGATTAGATGCAATTAGAATAAATTGATCCAAATTTTACTAGGCAGGCAGTTagtcatttacaataatttctcTACTTATAATGTTTCTTAAATTCAACTCACAATTACATTCttaatgttataaaatatgtGCATTGTAAAAACCAATGTTCCTCAAccattaatttacaaatacaaaatttaaactatttaaattattataatatttattttatttaaccttcaacaatatacataattttttctgaAATTCAACTCACAATTTGCATTTTCAACgtttactatatatatgtttcatgCAAATAGCTAgtgataaactatttttttcctaaaaaaaaaaggctttaGAAACAAAGCAATGAATGTAGTGGGTAGGTGGTATAGATTGGgactaattaatcaaataatagGATTCACTTGATGTGGCATAGTTTTTGTCCCATCAATTTACTGTTCAATAAAGACAATACGTCTAATCAAGGTTGATGAAATACACCACCCACCAACTATCCATGTGATTGATGATATCTATttctttgggttttttttttcagaacAATCGTATGCTAACATttactttaaagaaaaatgggaaaaaatgaatagatatggtttgtttagaaaataggaaaatggTAATAGACAGCAATATTAGAGTTGGTATTGGAAAAATATAGCAacactttaaaaataattgcacACATAATTTACTGTTTCTAGGCAAGCTTCAGCAAgttgtcttcttctttgcgCAGGCTAATTCTTGAGGCAGTTTTCCAACacgttttctttcttcctcctttTTACATTTCCTCTTTCTTATTTAGTAGATGTAAGATTTTGGATTTGATATGGGTTTGAGATTTCTTCAAcacaacttttcttctttccattttttctccACGTTTTGGGTTTTAGATATGAGAAGCTACAACCATAGTCAGAATATGCACGAGTTTGGTAGAATAAAAAGGATATTAGGAGGGTGGTGAAGTTTTCTGGCGAGAGTGGTTTAGTGGTTTGGGctaaaacaaccaaaaaattggaaaatagaAGGTTTAGTtttgataaatgataaatctttatttaaattaataaaataacaaaataaaaaaatataaaaaatataattgctCGAACAATGTGTTAAATGTCTATACCTAACGACATAAATTGAAtcataaatacaattaattCAAGAAACCACAAATACcttattattaaaatcaaatttccaACACACAATTAACCGCTGCTGTCAACATCAAACTTCCATAAGTGGAAGAAACTATTGGAGTTTCCAGATTGTTCCCTTCAAACTCTTCAAAGTCCTCATACTTGGATTTTCTTCTTGTTAGCTCCTCTTACTAGAGACTTTGGAATTTTCATGTTGTCGAGTACTCCTCCGATCGGTGACTCATGTGTCGAACAATCCACTAAAAACCCCATGAAGAACCACGactgaaaaacaaaacactcACGCTGAAACTCACCGTGAAACTTGGCAGAAACATTGCTTGACCCTTCTATCCTCCTGCTCTTGGCTAAAGCCGTGAAAGTCGACTAAAGTTGACTCCAACAAATGCCAAAACATCAAAACCCACTGCAAACCCACAACCAACGTCGTCAAATCACATTGCTTGACAATTATGTGTAtgacaatatatttttgtcgAGTTATAGATAAATGTGACACATTTAAAACATCAATATAAGGGTATTAATGACAACATATTCATGTTGAGTGATGGATAAAGTTGACACATTTAAAGCATCAACGTAAGGACATTAATGACAATATATTGGTGTCAAAGTATAGATAATGGTGACACATTTAAAGCGTCAATATAAGGGTATTAATGACAATATATCTGTGTCGAGTGATAGACAATATATCAAATAGAGAAATCAAATGCAATCTTATGGAAATTAGATGTGCATCAAATGGTACCTACTAGAAAAATAGGATTTAACGATGCAAAATTTACATCACAAAGAGTTTCAATGACATAAATTTTGTGTCATTAAAGCCCCTGTCAAGATATGTGATTTAAGACACCacaaaaaatgttgataaataTACATAGATGACactaatatattgtaattaatatcCTTACAATGACAATTTAAATGTGTCACGGTCACAAACACATAAACACGCTTTAATCTTAAAGTTAATTTAGAAACTATCCTCTATAAATAGTCAAAACTCAACATCATAAGAGCCACTTTCATTATCAAAACAGGCCTCGAGTATTTTCAAgccataataataaaaattaaaaaaaaaaaacaaaagaaagaacccaatcaaacaaataatatgtCACTTCCATTATAACAATTACACTCTAAATAAAACTTTACAAAGGTAAAACACACCTAACAGCACAATGCAAAGTTATCAACAACACATTTATCCAACAGTGTGTTATAGATGCCAACCTCACCCTTGCTCCAACAACCAACAAGGATGTATACGATCTTATACGACCAACTTTTCTGATCTTGACAGTGAAATCCATACTTGTACTTGGATTACAAATAGGTTCAGATGCATCGTTCTCTTGAATGGACGCATTAGTTATTTCCTCACAAAGAGACATTGAAGGCTCCACAATCTTGGATGATGATGCAGTACTAGAAATTGGATTTGATTGTAACTGGTGCACATTTGGATTTTGATGCCTCTTGAGTACGAGAAGCCTTCTTCATCCTTGCAATGCGATGGAATGTGATAGTGTAAGAAAAGCTTCATAATATACCCTTCAAAAAATATGCATACGATGGAACAAGAACACTTGCTATTAACACTGATAATGAAGATAAAAGGGTTCCTTTAGCCGCAGTCAACAGAATAAAATATCTATAGAATCACATTGCGTGTAAAACATAttgttgaaaatgataaacaatTACCTTACTAGAATCTCCATAATAGGATTCCTACTTAACATTCAATATGTTGATATATGTATGTTTGACCCAAAATCTATCCCCTCTAGATTGAGacatatgtatgtatgcaTACTCACAAATTCTATGAAACCTTTTTCTTACAAGAACAGGCTTGTTCGGAAAACTCGGgctaaaaaatgtttatgtaTTCCATTCAAGATTATTGTCAAAGAGGTGTGCAATCCAGGCtcgttaaaaaaaagaactaaacaaaaaaccaTACTGGGCTTAAACATGCCAGGTTCATAATTCTTGGAAGGCCtaagaagaaagcaaaatgGCTTTTAATTTAAGCTAATTCCACACGTGATAGATGCaatggttttttgtttttaattccAATTGAATCACAGTATTGCTACATGTTTAAACCATCCAAAATAAGCACATGTTATATGTTAATATACAAGACGAGGTTTGAATCTTCTCTCATGCATAGTTTAGGTTGCACACTTACTTCATTAACTTTCACATGTTATCATTCATTTCcaaattatatgatataaaGTCTATTGCAAGTGATTTGAGTACCTACCAAATTTCTGTGAGAGGGTagcaaataaaattcattcaaagaccataatgaaatatttggaaaacttGTGAAAATTACATTTAGATGAAAGAATCTAAGACTGGTTTAAAATGACATTTTCATGTGCttgaaactattttgaatcttttttttcttttttgaaacaaatcatCAGTGACTATAAGAAACGATAAAGCACAAATGAGAACCTCACGAGATCACAAAAATCTTGACGGAGGAGCCTTTGACATTATTGTCACTGCGTCATGATTTATTTGAGCTACCTCCTTCAAGTCTAGCTTGATCTTCTTCTCACGAGCCAATCTTAATTAGAATTAGCTCATTCAACACAAAATATAAGTCTTCTATGACTCTGCGTCCCAaaaggttttttattttttttatttttttattttattattattattattattatttattcattgGTTTATTCGATGTAATAACATTTATAGTAAACCgattgaaatgataaaatgataaattaaatatatttgatacaagaaattaattaaataatttaaaacattacataaaaaaacttaaaatttaatgctTTAAAGCTTAGGACGCTAAACCTACAAATAGCATCAAATATGATTAGAATATCACACatgaaaagttaaacaaattaaatattgaaaagtgcgtaattaacaatttttatacatttttttcgtttaaatttgatactaTAATTGGAACACGATCaattagatttgactatttttgtacatttacatttatcccaatttttttcatgcatgatcttttatatttgacacaaacttaaaaaatcaaataaagtttgaaaaaaatattaaaaaattatggaagaaagaaaaagttaacctattttgtaaataaaaggAAGGACATTTGTTAACCCTAAAATCattaaagattgaaaataCCTATAACCACAAATTTGAAGGGTAGAACTTTAATCATGGTATAAATGTTGATTCTGGTTTGGGTTTGAAACTTTTTTGATGTAGTCATGTGAACAGTTAACGACGGATAGGGTTAGTAAAATCGTTTTTGCAAAGATAGATTCTTACCTTCACCAATCAAAGCAATTCACAACTCTTATTATTGGCACTCGAATCTGAGACTTGTGAACGATATCAATATTCCGATCGTGCTCGAAtttagagaaaagagaaagaaaagagaatctGGACATAGTATCAatcgaaagaagaaaaaaaaagaagattctGAAATGCAGAAGAtagtaaagaaataaaaaagaaaaaagagagaaaattctATACAACTttagaagagaagagagaataTGGGATCTCATGCCAAAATTTCATGATACACCTCCCACCcactattttcttctaaatacGTGTCCATAGGAAACGAATCTAATAACACAACGGCTCAATCTGAACCGTCCACGTCAACGCTCCAGATCTCTCCTCTCTTTTGACCTTTTTCTTTCGTTCCTCCTATTTATACGCATTGCCTCTCTCTAATTTCAGCTTCTTCAAAACACAAATTCCTTTTTCGACcccttcttctctctctctctctcttcccaCCATATTCCAAGAAGAAGTACTCGAAAATTCGTAGGGTTtggttggtttggtttttCCGAGCTttcccatttcttcttcttcttccatttgatTTCCCCtctctgttttcttttgtggcCTTTTCTCGCTCGACCTCCGATCTGGTTGGTGGCAGTGGCCAATTTTTTTGATCCCCTCTAAAGATCGCGGTTATGATGTCGGTACAAGGCGAGGTTCGCCATCAGCAGCTTCTGCCAGGGACTGGGGCTGTGGTTGGGGTTTCTCGAGCTGCTTTTGGTTCTGATCGCAACACCGAATCCTTTCTTGGAAAGGGGGAAACCCCATCTCTCAGCCTGGTTACCTTCGAGAGTCCTGATTCTCATGAAGGTCTGtcatttcatttctgaattgGGATGGGGATTTGtgatgaaattttagttatttagtTAAAGCCCACCTCTTGGAGGTACTTAATGCAGTGGTTAGTTGttgataattttgttgatCGGTGTTTCTGGAGGAGATTTCTTTTGTGTGGTTTAACTCGTTCATGTATTGGGGATGCCATGCTCGTCTGCGCTAGCTTTGGGACTAATTTATTCTTACATGTCTATTCTGTATACTGTTCACGTCATATGCtgtaaaaaatgtgttttggCAAGGATTTTTCTGGGGTTACTTGCATTCTTGCTATTGATTTTGGAATATATTTCGAACTAGAGTTTTCATTCATTGCATCGGAAGAATAAGAACTCgaggagaagagagagaacCCATGTGGTTTCCCTTCCCTGCCCCGTCATTGTTATGCTGTTTACTTTACACatcacaaattaaatgaaaaatatatatttttaacttctATTCTTTAAAATACTTGTTCTAATATCATGTTTGTTTTATAGTTGATGAAGAAACCTATCTGGCTCTTGCTCATCAGAAGTATAAGAATGGTGACTACAAGCAGGCGCTGGAGCACAGTACTCTAGTATATGAGAGGAATTCACTTCGCACAGATAATCTTCTTTTGATGGGGGCCATATACTATCAGGTATTGTGCTCTGTATGGCTAGGTCTCATAGTAAAAGCATCATTTTTTCCATCTTCATATATGATGAATTGTTGTTAATGAAGTTATCTATAGCTTTAATTCACCAATTCTCTTGAATTTCCTTATGCTCAATTCTCAATTCTGTAATGATTCGATATTCAAGTATATGCTCGACTTTTTCTTTACAGTTGAGCGATTTTGATATGTGTATTGCGAAAAACGAAGAAGCTCTCCGTATAGAACCACGTTTTGCTGAGTGTTATGGAAATATGGCTAATGCTTGGAAGGTAATTCTCGTGATTGTGCTTGGCCTTCTAATTGTTCTTTATATGCAATGGGTACTGATGCTACTGCCATCATGTTCCATAcaggaaaaaggaaatatagATCTTGCAATTCGTTACTATCTACACGCTATTGAGGTTTGTAAAGATTTCCGGTCTGTTTTCATGTTAAAGTGATTCTGATATGACTATTAACAATGACCAAACTAGTTATTtacttcttttatatttgggcCCATAGCTGTATAGATAGATGTAAATGACctcattttgtttgataaacCCTCATCAACTACACAGATTGTTGATAATGGTGTTGTTGTATGTGATTCAGTGATTTTCACTCAATATCAGttgttgaaatgaaaaattaacatttttttgagTCAGTTTTATCTGGAGTTTTGAGTATAGTGTGTCATAGAATTCAATTTTCTAGGTTTCTTGGTCGGGTAGTTAAGGTTTATAGTATACTATTGAAGGAACTAAATAGCCTTCTTAAGATGGGCAAGGCTTGGCAAAAAGGGTGTGATGGTTTGTTATCTGATGATGATGCTTCCACCTTATTTTATGCTCTAGATGTTGATtatggaatttaaatttattaactgTTGGaacttatttttcatatcaTGATATCATCAATGAATGGAGGCTCtatttttctcataaaaaaaaagaatacttgGAGTTGGGATCTATGTATTTCTTTCTGGCTAGGAGTGTTTGCTTTTGTTAGCGTTTAATCTTAATGTTATTCGATGGGGTTGcttgaaataatttttggagagtttcttccaaattttctaattCGTATTCTTTTTCTATGAGACTTATGGTGAGTTTAAGGGCTATTATACTTGAACTATGCTTCTCAAGGCTCCTTTCACTTTGAGCCTGTGCAAGTGTGTTCCTCAACCTATTTTGCTGATACTGCAGCTTCGACCCAATTTTTGTGATGCATGGTCAAACTTGGCCAGTGCATACATGCGGAAAGGCAGGCTTGGTGAGGCTGCACAATGTTGTCGTCAGGCTCTTGCATTGAATCCTCTTCTGGTAATTTCTCACCCCCACTCTCCTTTTTCTGGTCCCTTTTCTTTAACTGGAGCCTCCAGTTTGATTAGTTTAGTTGGGTTTCCTTGGggcatttttcattttcctcacgtattttttcattttttttttctcaatagaAGTACGGAGTTTTTTCctgtttttttccctcttaatctctctctttctcttctactATCTAGTGATGTTTGGGTTGCTATCATGAAAAATTAAGCCTCTTCAAAGCAACAAGAATTTTGATACCTTCCTTCTGTGCTCATTGGAAAATAGGTTGATGCTCATAGCAACCTCGGGAATCTCATGAAAGCACAAGGGATGGTTCAAGAAGTAAGTACCTTAGACGTTTAACCATGATCTTAATCAATATTGTGAAGAAGTGCATTTATATgtcataacaaaataatttcacaTAATCCAAagtaatttcattgatgagaAGATAACACTAAAAGAGATTGGATCTAAAATTCtgcctttttctctttacacaATGGATATCctccttttttatattttgtaacttttatttatctataaGAAATTGAGATATTGTATTAGTAGTTAAATAGTAAAAGCAACATCTTAAAGGCTTTAGGGATGAAAATCCCTAAGCCTAATTTGTaagagatggaaaaaaaaggcCATGAAGGAGAGCAGAGATGTTACgaaaagaatcaaatgaaGTGTCAActtgtgtttgtttttagtaGTTGGGAGGAAGAGTGTCATCTATTGactattatttagtttttcataCTTAATGCCCCTCTTCCTCCAGTAAAGTTACTAATTGAAACAATTCATTTGTGGAACTGTGTTGGAATCCACAGTTCGatacatattttcaatttatcttCAGGCCAGGGAACAGATGATGGTTGGTCTTGTTGTTACTTCCATGCCAAGTCTGCAAATTGTCCAGGAAACTAACATTTTGTGCAGGCGTACAGCTGCTACCTTGAAGCTTTACGTATACAGCCTACGTTTGCTATTGCATGGTCGAATCTTGCTGGTCTTTTCATGGAATCTGGTGACCTTAACAGAGCACTTCAATACTACAAGGTATTCTTGCTCTTTTTACTTCACAACATTTCACAATGAAACATACCTTATGTTAACCCGTGCATGGAGGTTTTTTGGTTGCCTTAATCACTTGTCTTTCTGAACGTTCTTgtactttttaatcttttaggAGGCGGTGAAGCTCAAACCCCAATTTCCAGATGCCTACTTGAATCTGGGGAATGTTTATAAGGTAAGGTGTCGTATGCCTTGTATGAGCAGGTCCGAGGGCTGCAAGTGTTTGTCCTTGCGTTGGAGAGTGTCTCCTCTACCCTGGtattagagaaaaaacaagaggtttcttttgcttttttccAGGCTTTGGGAATGCCTCAGGAGGCAATTGTGTGCTACCAACGTGCCATTCAGATGCGACCAAATTATGCTATAGCTTATGGTAAGTGTTCATGCTTAATGAGATGGTTTTTGAGTAAGATTATCGTGTCATGGAGGCATGGATGCCTCTTGagctaataattttttttgtaagattGGGGCACATTCTAAGAGATAACACTTAATCATGTTTTCAGTTTGGCTTCTATCAATTTTAAGTGTTCTTGTTTTACTGTGAAAAATATCTTGGGCTGAGCTTTCCAATCTTGTGCTCAAGAGTGGTAGCTTAAGTTGCACATGTGAAATTTATCGTTTATGTCTTGTTTGTTGTTTAGTAGCTGTCTCATTTTCACCTCTGCCTTTGTGGTTGACGTGtgtttaataatatttcagGTAATTTGGCAAGTACCTATTACGAACAAAGTCAACTTGATATGGCAATACTTCATTACAAGCAAGCTATTACATGTGATCCTAGATTTTTGGAGGCCTACAACAATTTGGTTGGTTCCTCATGATTTATCATCTTAAGTGGCCATGagtttttattatgttttcaaattatctTCTACTATCTCTTAACATGTACTTTGTTCTGTTCTACTATCTTTTAGGGTAATGCTCTTAAGGAGTTTGGCAGAGTGGAGGAGGCTATACAATGCTACAACGTATGTTTTTTTCGATTGTCAATCTATTCTTCGTTTAGTTTGTGGATCTTGTTTCCAGTGATTAACATTATGTTGCTGCGTGAAGCAATGCCTAGCTCTGCAACCAAGCCACCCACAAGCTCTTACCAACCTTGGGAATATATACATGGAATGGTACATGTTTCAGTGTCTACTATTATgatgttatatatattctttgcTATTTATTTCACTGCTTCTTTGAGGAATGATTTATAAGAGCTGATTTTTGTACCTACAGGAATATGGTGCCTGCTGCTGCTTCATATTATAAGGCCACACTTAGAGTAACTACTGGATTGTCAGCCCCCTTTAACAATCTCGCTATCATATACAAGCAACAGGTAACAAAGTCAGAGATgctttagtcttttttttgtacttaAGGGTTTGAAGAACACCAAAGCAAAATGAACAATAGGAACaagtagaagtcccaagaaTAAGATTACACAAGAGAGGAGCTTGGGAACTGTTAGAATAGTTTGATTTTCCATTTAGAATCTCTCTGTCTCTAACCCATCAACTCAAACTACTGCAGGGAAATTATGCTGATGCAATTTCTTGCTACAATGAGGTCCTTCGTATTGATCCATTGGCAGCTGATGGCCTTGTGAATAGGGGAAACACTTACAAGGAAATTGGTAGAGTGAGTGAAGCAATTCAGGACTACATACGGGCCATTAACATCCGGCCTACCATGGCCGAAGCCCATGCTAATTTAGCTTCAGCTTACAAGGACAGGTATATCCTCTCTCCCTCTGAAGGCAAAATTTTAACTGTGCCCCTAAAATTTTTCATGCAATTTGTCTTATTTGTAAATGATTTGATCATGTTGTCATCAGATTCATATGTAAAAAAGTGTTGTCATCATGTTTAATGGTTTGTTAATGCTATCATCTGAAACAATATAAGAGAGTGTACTGGCCCACCTGGTTCAAGGTGGTGGGTCTTGGGAGGactgaaacaaaaaagatgtctatatgatctttttttttggagcTTTAGTTTTCAGATCAAGCAGACTGTTTTCTGAAATGTTTGAAGTGTCCGTTCCTATTATACACAAAAGATGCAAATATTTAACATTACAAGTTCTTAAAAATGGAGCCAACTGGTTTTCATTCACTTTTCCCTCTATTGGATGACGACAAAAATGGTTACTGTTTGTAttggttttaatttggttCAAATTCCTTGGGCTATAGTGGACTTGTGGAGGCTGCTATCAAGAGTTATAAACAAGCATTGCATCTGCGGCCTGAGTTCCCAGAGGCAACATGCAACCTTTTGCATACTTTACAGGTAATGttacaatttcatttatatttccCATGGTTTTTAGTTAAACAAAAGGGGCATGAACTGTATATTTTTACTGGAAGCATGGACTGTATAAAAGATGATCCAGTAAGCACACTGAAAAAAGGTTTCACTCATCTCAATTTAGCcttgttttatttcttcaattataGTGTTTAACATCAAAATTTTGCAGCCATAAGCTCCCCATGTTTGTTGCTTCTGTTGTGAACACTTCTTCTATGCTGTTGTCTATATATTATcctattttcaacattttggtCTAAAGCTGTTATGAGTGAATGCCTGTGTCTTATGAAGCATGTGGTACCTGGTTCCCCAAGTTTTCTGCATCGAGGCAGAATTCAAATTGGCAATTGGTGTAACTTTTATCCTTGTTTTTGGCCAGCTTGATGAATTTCTTAGATTTGGTTCTTGGTGTTACGTTGACACCAATTAGTTAAGTCTTGAAGTTTTGTGAACAAGACTATATGTTCTTTTGCAGTGCGTCTGCAATTGGGAGGACCGTGATAAAATGTTTGCGGAGGTAGAGGGGATTATCAAGAGGCAAATTAATGTTAGTATGGCTTATTTTTACTTTACATTCTCACTTATTTATCCAATTTCTATGCAATGTAATTTTGTGCCTGGCTACTCTTTGTTTCAGATGTCTGTTCTACCAAGTGTTCAACCTTTTCATGCAATAGCTTATCCAATTGACCCATTGCTTGCACTTGAAATTAGGTGCAGTATTTCCCCCTTTGCATATGCTCTTCAAAATGAATGCAGCTCTCTCAAGTTTTTTCTCTGTTATTGCAGCCGCAGTTATGCATCACACTGTTTGAAAATTGCATCTCGATTTTCACTTCCTAGTTTCAATCACCCTTCACCAGTTGCTATAAAGCGAAATGGTGGGTTTGAGAGGCTTAGGATTGGGTACGTATTTACCTAAAGATGccctttttattctttagaAATTGTTCATTCTACTGAATCTC
This genomic interval carries:
- the LOC101217983 gene encoding probable UDP-N-acetylglucosamine--peptide N-acetylglucosaminyltransferase SEC isoform X1, whose amino-acid sequence is MMSVQGEVRHQQLLPGTGAVVGVSRAAFGSDRNTESFLGKGETPSLSLVTFESPDSHEVDEETYLALAHQKYKNGDYKQALEHSTLVYERNSLRTDNLLLMGAIYYQLSDFDMCIAKNEEALRIEPRFAECYGNMANAWKEKGNIDLAIRYYLHAIELRPNFCDAWSNLASAYMRKGRLGEAAQCCRQALALNPLLVDAHSNLGNLMKAQGMVQEAYSCYLEALRIQPTFAIAWSNLAGLFMESGDLNRALQYYKEAVKLKPQFPDAYLNLGNVYKALGMPQEAIVCYQRAIQMRPNYAIAYGNLASTYYEQSQLDMAILHYKQAITCDPRFLEAYNNLGNALKEFGRVEEAIQCYNQCLALQPSHPQALTNLGNIYMEWNMVPAAASYYKATLRVTTGLSAPFNNLAIIYKQQGNYADAISCYNEVLRIDPLAADGLVNRGNTYKEIGRVSEAIQDYIRAINIRPTMAEAHANLASAYKDSGLVEAAIKSYKQALHLRPEFPEATCNLLHTLQCVCNWEDRDKMFAEVEGIIKRQINMSVLPSVQPFHAIAYPIDPLLALEISRSYASHCLKIASRFSLPSFNHPSPVAIKRNGGFERLRIGYVSSDFGNHPLSHLMGSVFGMHNREHVEVFCYALSPNDNTEWRQRIQFEAEHFVDVSSMTSDVIAKMINEDKIQILINLNGYTKGARNEIFAMQPAPIQVSYMGFPGTTGATYIDYLVTDEFVSPLRYAHIYSEKIVHLPHCYFVNDYKQKNLDALDSNCQHKRSDYGLPEGKFIFACFNQLYKMDPEIFNTWCNILKRVPNSALWLLRFPAAGEMRLRAYAVAQGVQPEQIIFTDVAMKNEHIRRSALADLFLDTPLCNAHTTGTDILWAGLPMITLPLEKMATRVAGSLCLATGLGDEMIVSSMKEYEEKAVTLALNRPKLQALTNKLKAVRMTCPLFDTARWVRNLERSYFKMWNLHCSGQPPQHFKVTENNLEYPFDR
- the LOC101217983 gene encoding probable UDP-N-acetylglucosamine--peptide N-acetylglucosaminyltransferase SEC isoform X2; the protein is MMAYSCYLEALRIQPTFAIAWSNLAGLFMESGDLNRALQYYKEAVKLKPQFPDAYLNLGNVYKALGMPQEAIVCYQRAIQMRPNYAIAYGNLASTYYEQSQLDMAILHYKQAITCDPRFLEAYNNLGNALKEFGRVEEAIQCYNQCLALQPSHPQALTNLGNIYMEWNMVPAAASYYKATLRVTTGLSAPFNNLAIIYKQQGNYADAISCYNEVLRIDPLAADGLVNRGNTYKEIGRVSEAIQDYIRAINIRPTMAEAHANLASAYKDSGLVEAAIKSYKQALHLRPEFPEATCNLLHTLQCVCNWEDRDKMFAEVEGIIKRQINMSVLPSVQPFHAIAYPIDPLLALEISRSYASHCLKIASRFSLPSFNHPSPVAIKRNGGFERLRIGYVSSDFGNHPLSHLMGSVFGMHNREHVEVFCYALSPNDNTEWRQRIQFEAEHFVDVSSMTSDVIAKMINEDKIQILINLNGYTKGARNEIFAMQPAPIQVSYMGFPGTTGATYIDYLVTDEFVSPLRYAHIYSEKIVHLPHCYFVNDYKQKNLDALDSNCQHKRSDYGLPEGKFIFACFNQLYKMDPEIFNTWCNILKRVPNSALWLLRFPAAGEMRLRAYAVAQGVQPEQIIFTDVAMKNEHIRRSALADLFLDTPLCNAHTTGTDILWAGLPMITLPLEKMATRVAGSLCLATGLGDEMIVSSMKEYEEKAVTLALNRPKLQALTNKLKAVRMTCPLFDTARWVRNLERSYFKMWNLHCSGQPPQHFKVTENNLEYPFDR